The sequence ATCCTGCATCTTGTATCCTGCATCTTGTACACCTACTTTGAGTATTTTTTAAACCAGCTTGTCCATTTCATTTGAATAACACCAAAAAATGCTTCATAAAAAATAGATTTATTCATTTTTGAAACTCCCTTTTGCCTATCGGTAAAAATAATAGGAATCTCTTTAATTTTAAATTTATACTGCCATGTTAAAAATTTCATTTCAATCTGAAAAGCATAACCTTTAAATCTAATTTTATCAAGTTCAAGGGTTTCAAGAACTTTTCTTCGGTAGCAAACAAATCCGGCAGTGGTATCTTTTACAGGCATTCTCGTAATAAATTGAACATAGCGTGAAGCATACACAGACATAAGCACTCTTCCAAGAGGCCAGTTTACAACATTAGCACCTGTAATATATCTTGACCCAATTGCCAAGTCAATATTATCTTTATCAACAGCGTTAAGCAACCTTTCCAAATCATTAGGGTTATGAGAAAAATCTGCATCCATCTCAAAAATATTATCGTATTTGTGCTCAATAGCCCATTTAAAACCTTTGATATAAGCAGTACCTAAGCCAAGTTTTCCTTTCCTCTCAAGTATATGCAGTCTGTTTGCGAATTCATTATTAATCAAATCCTTAACAATAACAGCTGTACCATCCGGTGAGTTGTCATCAATAACAAGTATTTCAAATGGAGAATTTAAAGAAAATACCTTTCTTATAATATCCTCAATATTCTCCTTCTCATTAAATGTGGGAATTATTACTAATGATTTTGACAAAACAATTTATTTAATAATTTTTAACAAACCGCAAACTTAATAAATATATAAAAAATAAAACACAATTATTTTCAAACTTCTTTGTTATTTTTGAAGTAATTGATTTGTTATATTTTTAATCAATAACTTATGGAAAAAGCAATATTTTTAGATCGTGATGGTGTAATAATAAAGGAAAGGGGTAAATACAATTACAAAGTTGCTCACACAAAATTTGTTAATGGAATAGTTGAAACATTGGAAACACTAAAAAACAATGGCTATATTTTCATTATAATTACAAATCAAGGAGGTATTGCAAAAGGTATTTATACTCATCAGGATGTAAAAGAAATTCATAAATTAATAAAAGATTTTTTTTCATCTTTTCATATTGCTATAAAAGATATTATTTATTGTCCTCATCATGACTCAGTTAGCAAATGCTTGTGTCGAAAACCTGATAGCCTAATGCTCGAAAAAGCTATTGCAAAACATGACATTGATATTACAGAATCATATTTCATTGGTGATTCACAAAGAGATGTTGAAGCAGGGAGAAAAGCAGGATTACAAACTATTAAAATTGAGCCAAACGATAATCTTCTTAACTATTTGAACGAAATTATTAAATAGTGTCTCTAAGAAAACTTGTATGTTTTTGGCTGTTAGAATATTATGTGTATTTTGTCGCTTAAATCTAATGTCACAAAGTAGTCATTTGATTGTCATTAAGTTACAAAACCCAATGACAGCTTGGCTAAATGAGTATTAATGACAAGT comes from Bacteroidota bacterium and encodes:
- a CDS encoding polyprenol monophosphomannose synthase: MVLSKSLVIIPTFNEKENIEDIIRKVFSLNSPFEILVIDDNSPDGTAVIVKDLINNEFANRLHILERKGKLGLGTAYIKGFKWAIEHKYDNIFEMDADFSHNPNDLERLLNAVDKDNIDLAIGSRYITGANVVNWPLGRVLMSVYASRYVQFITRMPVKDTTAGFVCYRRKVLETLELDKIRFKGYAFQIEMKFLTWQYKFKIKEIPIIFTDRQKGVSKMNKSIFYEAFFGVIQMKWTSWFKKYSK
- a CDS encoding HAD-IIIA family hydrolase, whose translation is MEKAIFLDRDGVIIKERGKYNYKVAHTKFVNGIVETLETLKNNGYIFIIITNQGGIAKGIYTHQDVKEIHKLIKDFFSSFHIAIKDIIYCPHHDSVSKCLCRKPDSLMLEKAIAKHDIDITESYFIGDSQRDVEAGRKAGLQTIKIEPNDNLLNYLNEIIK